The following proteins are co-located in the Sphingopyxis sp. YR583 genome:
- a CDS encoding LysR family transcriptional regulator: protein MNLRRLRHFDTLYRLASYARAADELGLTQSALTRSIQKLEEELGATLFDRTTHYVRPTSDADRLIRSARDVIAASANLEQEARGLGQPSGGTVAVGSGPYPLQPLLTDAIVRFAESHPGVRVTVTGGPSEQLLETLVDRRLDLVVCNRAKFASSGHADEVLCIPLPPEPLMLVCALDHPLAKGAGDSADFPWALPRPAPGSNFPRALRARVAAGQFPDYELDSTAACLDMARSGRAITVVPQRLAIRSGLAMIALPPSEVTRDAIHLLRNRSRSALVAAFVDVLKEVAQAETIPSNSALSADPAR, encoded by the coding sequence ATGAACCTCCGCCGCCTCCGCCATTTCGACACGCTCTACCGTCTCGCCAGCTACGCGCGCGCCGCCGACGAACTCGGCCTCACGCAGTCGGCGCTGACCCGCTCGATCCAGAAGCTCGAGGAAGAACTGGGCGCCACGCTCTTCGACCGCACCACCCACTATGTCCGACCGACCAGCGACGCCGACCGCCTGATCCGCTCGGCGCGCGACGTCATCGCTGCCTCGGCGAACCTCGAACAGGAAGCGCGCGGCCTCGGCCAGCCGAGCGGCGGCACCGTCGCGGTCGGCAGCGGTCCCTATCCGCTGCAGCCCTTGCTCACCGACGCAATCGTGCGCTTTGCAGAAAGCCACCCAGGCGTGCGCGTCACCGTCACCGGCGGCCCGTCCGAGCAATTGCTTGAAACCCTCGTCGACCGCCGCCTCGACCTCGTCGTCTGCAACCGCGCCAAATTCGCATCCTCGGGCCACGCCGACGAGGTGCTCTGCATTCCGCTCCCGCCCGAACCTTTGATGCTCGTCTGCGCCCTCGATCATCCGCTCGCGAAAGGGGCGGGCGACAGCGCTGACTTCCCCTGGGCGCTCCCGCGTCCTGCACCGGGCAGTAACTTCCCCCGCGCCCTCCGCGCCCGCGTCGCCGCGGGGCAATTCCCCGATTATGAGCTCGATTCCACCGCCGCCTGCCTCGACATGGCACGCAGCGGCCGCGCGATCACCGTCGTGCCGCAGCGCCTCGCGATCCGTAGCGGCCTCGCGATGATCGCGCTGCCGCCATCCGAAGTCACCCGCGATGCCATTCATCTCCTCCGCAACCGCAGCCGCAGCGCGCTCGTCGCCGCGTTCGTCGATGTGCTGAAGGAGGTGGCTCAGGCCGAGACGATCCCGTCGAACAGCGCGCTATCCGCCGACCCCGCACGGTAA
- a CDS encoding FAD-binding oxidoreductase, which translates to MSSIAEALASLIGADRVASDADALNARRYDQWAVKHLRDWRGEAVPAPGCVVRPQLVEDVQKVVRFAAEMRVPLIPYGLGSGVCGGIQPTPDSILLDMSSMNRVRYIDSDDLLASFDAGLNGMAAEEAVAAHGLTIGHWPQSIAISSVGGWVATRASGQFSTAYGNIEDIIHSIEAVLPNGELVTLGKAVRAAAGPDLRHLLMGAEGTMGVITGVTFSLRAKAPHRDYSIFYANDMRAGFEAQRQIIRADWRPPVMRQYDGREVRRLFRDYERDGKAMLLMVHEGPKSRVDAELAAMHEICASAGLEAGDPMAAKQWIEKRNHVPSWRDMFERGYVADTVEISGRWSEIGAIYDDSIAALNAIPGVINASAHSSHVYRSGINLYFSFAATFEDSAKMEPAYFAGWRAIMEATAKHGGGVAHHHGAGRLRKPYLHHDLGESGVALLRQLKNCLDPEGIMNPGNLIPDA; encoded by the coding sequence ATGAGTTCGATTGCCGAAGCCCTTGCCAGCCTTATCGGCGCCGACCGCGTCGCGAGCGATGCCGATGCGCTCAATGCGCGGCGTTACGACCAATGGGCGGTCAAGCATTTGCGCGACTGGCGCGGCGAAGCGGTGCCCGCGCCGGGGTGCGTCGTGCGGCCGCAGTTGGTCGAGGATGTCCAGAAGGTCGTGCGCTTCGCTGCAGAGATGCGCGTGCCGCTGATCCCCTATGGCCTTGGCAGCGGGGTGTGCGGCGGGATCCAGCCGACGCCAGACTCGATCCTGCTCGACATGAGTTCGATGAACCGCGTCCGTTACATCGACAGCGACGATTTGCTCGCGAGCTTCGATGCGGGGCTGAACGGCATGGCGGCCGAGGAAGCCGTCGCGGCGCACGGGCTGACGATCGGCCACTGGCCGCAGTCGATCGCGATCAGCAGCGTCGGCGGCTGGGTCGCAACGCGCGCGTCGGGGCAGTTCTCGACCGCTTATGGCAATATCGAGGACATCATCCATTCGATCGAGGCGGTGCTGCCGAACGGCGAACTGGTGACGCTGGGCAAGGCGGTGCGCGCCGCTGCCGGACCCGACCTCCGCCACTTGCTGATGGGCGCCGAAGGGACGATGGGCGTCATCACCGGGGTGACCTTTTCGCTGCGCGCGAAGGCGCCGCACCGGGATTACAGCATCTTTTACGCGAACGACATGCGCGCCGGGTTCGAGGCGCAGCGGCAGATTATCCGCGCCGACTGGCGGCCGCCGGTGATGCGCCAGTATGACGGGCGCGAGGTACGGCGGCTGTTCCGCGACTATGAACGCGATGGCAAGGCGATGCTGCTAATGGTCCATGAGGGGCCGAAATCTCGCGTCGATGCCGAACTGGCGGCGATGCACGAGATTTGCGCCAGCGCGGGCCTCGAAGCGGGCGATCCGATGGCGGCCAAGCAGTGGATCGAAAAGCGCAACCATGTGCCGAGCTGGCGCGACATGTTCGAGCGCGGCTATGTCGCCGACACGGTCGAGATTTCGGGGCGCTGGAGCGAAATAGGCGCGATCTATGACGACAGCATTGCGGCGCTCAACGCGATCCCCGGCGTGATCAACGCGTCGGCGCACAGCAGCCATGTCTATCGGTCGGGCATCAACCTCTATTTCAGCTTCGCCGCGACCTTCGAGGATAGCGCGAAGATGGAGCCCGCCTATTTCGCCGGCTGGCGCGCGATCATGGAGGCGACCGCGAAACATGGCGGCGGGGTTGCGCACCATCATGGCGCGGGGCGGCTGAGGAAGCCGTATCTGCACCATGATCTGGGCGAGAGCGGCGTTGCGTTGCTGCGGCAATTGAAGAATTGTCTCGATCCGGAGGGGATCATGAATCCGGGCAATCTGATACCCGATGCCTGA
- a CDS encoding LLM class flavin-dependent oxidoreductase: protein MTDRSCEVSWFSALCDDDYEFLGVPDPMLKSSWEHCRDIVMQADSQGFDNILLPSGYALGIDTTAFAAAIATMVKRIRLLMAVRIGESWPPQLARQIATIDQILGGRLTVNIISSDMPGEAMDSEPRYRRTVEAMHILKTLLNGEELDHDGEFWKLQVAPARVGTVSGKAPPLYFGGLSPAARDAAAKGCDVFLMWPDREEVVKEIIADMAQRAAAYGRTLKFGYRAHMIVRDTESEARTAADRLLSKLDAAKGAEIKAKSLDSQSFGVNAQVALREAASDDGYVEDNLWTGVGRARSGCGAAIVGDPDQVLAKLARYQDMGIEAFILSGYPHAAEADLFARHVLPKMKHGPLEL from the coding sequence CGACGACTATGAATTCCTAGGCGTTCCCGACCCGATGCTCAAATCGAGCTGGGAGCATTGCCGCGACATCGTGATGCAGGCCGACAGTCAGGGTTTCGACAATATCCTGCTCCCCTCGGGCTATGCGCTCGGCATCGACACCACCGCCTTCGCCGCGGCGATCGCGACGATGGTGAAGCGCATCCGTCTGCTGATGGCGGTGCGCATCGGCGAAAGCTGGCCGCCGCAGCTCGCGCGCCAGATCGCGACGATCGACCAGATCCTCGGCGGCCGCCTGACGGTCAACATCATCTCCTCGGACATGCCCGGCGAGGCGATGGACTCCGAACCGCGCTACCGCCGCACGGTCGAGGCGATGCATATCCTGAAGACCCTGCTCAATGGCGAGGAACTCGACCATGACGGCGAGTTCTGGAAGCTGCAGGTCGCACCCGCGCGCGTCGGGACCGTGTCGGGCAAGGCGCCGCCGCTCTACTTCGGCGGGCTTTCCCCGGCCGCGCGCGACGCCGCCGCCAAGGGCTGCGACGTCTTCCTGATGTGGCCCGACCGCGAAGAGGTGGTGAAGGAGATCATCGCCGACATGGCCCAGCGCGCCGCCGCATACGGCCGCACCCTCAAATTCGGCTATCGCGCGCATATGATCGTGCGCGACACCGAAAGCGAAGCGCGCACCGCCGCCGACCGCCTGCTCTCGAAGCTCGACGCCGCGAAGGGCGCCGAGATCAAGGCGAAGTCGCTCGACTCGCAATCGTTCGGCGTCAACGCACAGGTTGCCTTGCGCGAAGCCGCGTCCGACGACGGCTATGTCGAGGACAATCTGTGGACCGGCGTCGGCCGCGCCCGCTCGGGCTGCGGCGCCGCGATCGTCGGCGACCCCGATCAGGTGCTCGCGAAGCTTGCCCGCTATCAGGACATGGGCATCGAAGCCTTCATCCTCTCGGGCTACCCGCACGCCGCCGAAGCCGACCTCTTCGCGCGCCATGTGCTGCCGAAGATGAAGCACGGGCCGCTGGAACTCTGA
- a CDS encoding spinster family MFS transporter yields the protein MISEAPTLPAAAPLSPAYRRYALTVLLIIYILNFLDRQIVSILAEPIKNELHLADWQLGVMTGLAFALFYTVLGIPIARFAETGDRPRIIAVAAGLWSVFTVACGFAQNFVQLVLCRIGVGIGEAGCTPPAHSLITDYTPKEKRASALAFYSLGIPLGGLLGLAMGGLIADAYGWRTAFLVAGAPGVLMALIAWATLKEPRRQQMNADLAALKASRPDFRTAMAEIRSKRTFWLIAFAAAIKAFIGYGAAAFLAPFFFRNHAEELTVIAGDFGLGLTGFLGVALGIVLGLTGALGTWMGGQLADKYGGRDLRAYVAIPAVSTFLGIPFYIAGLMADSAVFALIMFAFPPILNTLWYGPGFAAVQGLVQPQTRATAVAVLLFIINLLGLGLGPLGVGAVSDFLSGPMELGSAEGVRWSLMIFILFGALASALFWMARKTIREEMVS from the coding sequence ATGATAAGCGAAGCCCCCACCCTGCCCGCCGCAGCGCCCTTGTCGCCCGCGTACCGCCGCTATGCGCTGACGGTATTGCTGATCATCTATATCCTCAATTTCCTCGACCGGCAGATCGTCTCGATCCTTGCCGAGCCGATCAAGAATGAGCTGCACCTCGCCGACTGGCAGCTCGGCGTGATGACAGGGCTCGCCTTTGCGCTTTTCTATACGGTGCTCGGCATCCCGATCGCGCGCTTTGCCGAAACGGGCGACCGGCCAAGGATCATCGCGGTCGCCGCGGGACTGTGGAGCGTGTTCACCGTTGCGTGCGGCTTTGCGCAGAATTTCGTCCAGCTCGTACTCTGCCGGATCGGCGTCGGGATTGGCGAAGCGGGGTGTACGCCGCCGGCGCATTCGCTGATCACCGACTATACGCCAAAGGAGAAGCGCGCCTCCGCCCTCGCCTTCTACTCGCTCGGAATTCCCCTGGGCGGGCTGCTTGGGCTCGCGATGGGTGGGCTGATCGCCGATGCTTATGGATGGCGGACGGCGTTCCTTGTCGCGGGCGCGCCAGGCGTGCTGATGGCGCTGATCGCGTGGGCGACGCTGAAGGAACCGCGGCGGCAGCAGATGAATGCCGACCTCGCGGCGCTAAAGGCCTCGCGGCCCGATTTCAGGACCGCGATGGCCGAGATCCGCAGCAAGCGCACCTTCTGGCTGATCGCCTTCGCCGCGGCGATCAAGGCGTTCATCGGCTATGGTGCCGCGGCCTTCCTCGCTCCCTTTTTCTTTCGCAACCATGCCGAGGAACTGACGGTGATCGCGGGCGATTTCGGGCTGGGGCTGACCGGGTTTCTCGGCGTTGCACTCGGCATCGTGCTCGGGCTGACCGGCGCGCTCGGGACGTGGATGGGCGGGCAGCTTGCCGACAAATATGGCGGGCGCGATTTGCGCGCCTATGTCGCGATCCCGGCGGTTTCGACCTTTCTCGGCATCCCCTTTTACATCGCGGGACTGATGGCGGATTCGGCGGTGTTCGCGCTGATCATGTTTGCCTTTCCGCCTATCCTCAACACGCTCTGGTACGGGCCGGGCTTCGCCGCGGTGCAGGGGCTGGTGCAGCCGCAGACGCGCGCGACGGCGGTGGCGGTGCTGCTGTTCATCATCAACCTGCTGGGCCTCGGATTAGGCCCACTCGGCGTCGGCGCGGTCAGCGATTTCCTCTCGGGCCCGATGGAGCTAGGATCGGCGGAGGGCGTGCGCTGGTCGCTGATGATCTTCATCCTGTTCGGCGCGCTCGCCTCGGCGCTGTTCTGGATGGCGCGCAAAACGATCCGTGAGGAGATGGTCAGTTGA
- a CDS encoding sugar phosphate isomerase/epimerase, with amino-acid sequence MPELLVLQSVWGLDKCPGFDIENRLDEALNEVVAAGFDGVGVNLARTARTDGVARVMNPLGLAWEGQVLIHDADQLRHWIGEAHRLGAHHLNVQIAGPTADFRAALRLIDSLIAAAKDAPLPVWFETHRGRLTNDLLFTLQLLEERPGLPLTADLSHYPVAGEMELPLRDDQLAAIETILQGSHNFHGRVSTTHQVQVALDAPQHQAWLDQHIAWWRRGFELWLEQARGDDALTFMCELGPPPYAITAPDGSELTNRWDEAQRMRDIVRGLWREVSGA; translated from the coding sequence ATGCCCGAATTGCTCGTTCTTCAATCGGTCTGGGGCCTCGACAAATGCCCCGGTTTCGACATCGAAAATCGCCTCGACGAGGCGCTGAACGAGGTCGTCGCCGCCGGGTTCGACGGCGTTGGCGTCAACCTCGCACGCACCGCGCGCACCGACGGCGTCGCGCGCGTCATGAACCCGCTCGGCCTCGCATGGGAAGGACAGGTGCTCATCCATGACGCCGACCAGCTCCGCCACTGGATCGGCGAAGCGCACCGCCTCGGCGCGCATCACCTCAACGTCCAGATCGCCGGCCCGACCGCCGACTTCCGCGCCGCGCTGCGCCTGATCGACAGCCTGATCGCCGCGGCGAAGGATGCGCCGCTCCCCGTGTGGTTCGAAACTCACCGCGGCCGCCTCACCAACGACCTGCTTTTCACGCTGCAATTGCTCGAGGAACGCCCCGGCCTGCCGCTCACCGCCGATCTCTCGCATTATCCCGTCGCGGGCGAGATGGAACTGCCGCTCCGCGACGACCAACTGGCGGCGATCGAGACGATCCTGCAGGGCAGCCATAATTTCCACGGCCGCGTCTCGACAACGCATCAGGTCCAGGTTGCGCTCGACGCGCCGCAGCATCAGGCCTGGCTCGACCAGCATATCGCGTGGTGGCGTCGCGGCTTCGAACTCTGGCTCGAACAGGCGCGGGGCGATGACGCGCTGACCTTCATGTGCGAACTCGGCCCGCCGCCCTATGCGATCACCGCGCCCGACGGCAGCGAACTCACGAACCGCTGGGATGAAGCGCAGCGCATGCGCGATATCGTTCGCGGTCTGTGGCGCGAGGTGAGCGGGGCCTGA
- a CDS encoding glycerol-3-phosphate dehydrogenase/oxidase, with protein MSSTQLDARRRVQVFAELESRTFDLAVIGGGITGAGIARDAAMRGLSVALVEARDYASGTSSRSSKMIHGGLRYLAQGDIALVKEAASERQILRRIAPHLTRLSPFLIPTTNMAMTAKLRTGLWTFEKLGSVPEAEKHEVIGLAELQRREPLMRTDKLNGAVLYPEFLTDDARLVLANIRSAQGAGAVVVSHAAASELTGDGLVATSTLDDGLGARIKAKLVVNAAGAWVDQVRGLEAGEGDARMSLSRGIHLVLPRVRLTINSTIIIRAPDKRSIFAVPRGAFTYIGTTDVFHDGADYWPAPTRGDIDYLLRATEAALAIDPIRDAEIASLWSGVRPLIAQPGKKANEVSRKDEIWTSPSGLVSIAGGKLSAYRAMAERVVDLVVERLGATALPCSTADAPLPGGFRELRLAGLDPLAAERLAGLYGDEANEIVIAGGDVAAEAARAVTHEGASTLEDYWVRRSARAWFDDGAGLAALAPAANVMGALLGWDDAMKADQIAHCRRINDESRRLLGE; from the coding sequence ATGAGCAGCACCCAACTCGATGCGCGGCGGCGTGTGCAGGTCTTTGCCGAACTGGAATCGCGGACGTTCGACCTCGCGGTGATCGGCGGCGGGATCACCGGCGCGGGGATCGCGCGCGATGCGGCGATGCGCGGGCTGTCGGTCGCGCTGGTCGAGGCGCGCGACTATGCGAGCGGCACGAGCAGTCGAAGCTCGAAGATGATCCATGGCGGGCTGCGCTATCTGGCGCAGGGCGACATTGCGCTGGTCAAGGAAGCGGCGTCGGAGCGGCAGATCCTGCGGCGGATCGCCCCGCACCTGACGCGGCTGTCGCCCTTCCTGATCCCGACGACGAACATGGCGATGACCGCGAAGCTGCGGACGGGGCTGTGGACGTTCGAGAAGCTCGGCAGCGTGCCCGAGGCCGAAAAGCATGAGGTGATCGGGCTGGCCGAACTGCAGCGGCGCGAGCCGTTGATGCGCACCGATAAGCTCAACGGCGCGGTGCTGTATCCCGAATTCCTGACCGACGATGCGCGGCTGGTGCTCGCGAATATCCGCAGCGCGCAGGGTGCGGGCGCGGTGGTCGTGAGCCATGCGGCGGCGTCCGAGCTAACGGGTGACGGGCTGGTTGCGACGTCGACGCTCGACGACGGGCTGGGCGCGCGGATCAAGGCGAAGCTGGTCGTCAACGCCGCGGGCGCGTGGGTCGATCAGGTGCGCGGGCTCGAAGCGGGCGAAGGCGACGCACGCATGTCGCTGAGCCGCGGCATCCATCTGGTGCTGCCGCGCGTGCGGTTGACGATCAATTCCACGATCATCATCCGCGCGCCCGACAAGCGCAGCATCTTCGCGGTGCCGCGCGGGGCATTCACCTATATCGGCACGACCGACGTGTTCCATGACGGCGCCGATTACTGGCCCGCACCGACGCGAGGCGACATCGACTATCTGCTGCGCGCGACCGAGGCGGCGCTGGCGATCGATCCGATCCGCGATGCCGAGATCGCCTCGCTCTGGTCGGGGGTGCGGCCGCTGATCGCGCAGCCGGGGAAGAAGGCGAACGAGGTATCGCGCAAGGACGAGATCTGGACCTCGCCCAGCGGGCTGGTGTCGATCGCGGGGGGCAAGCTCAGCGCCTATCGCGCGATGGCCGAGCGTGTCGTCGATCTGGTGGTCGAGCGGTTGGGCGCGACCGCTCTGCCTTGTTCGACCGCCGATGCGCCGCTGCCGGGCGGCTTTCGCGAGTTGCGGCTGGCCGGACTCGATCCGTTGGCGGCCGAGCGGCTGGCGGGGCTGTACGGCGACGAGGCGAACGAGATCGTGATCGCGGGCGGCGATGTCGCTGCCGAGGCGGCGCGCGCGGTGACGCACGAAGGCGCATCGACGCTGGAGGATTATTGGGTGCGGCGGAGTGCGCGCGCGTGGTTCGACGACGGTGCGGGCCTCGCGGCGCTGGCGCCTGCCGCCAATGTGATGGGCGCGCTGCTCGGGTGGGATGACGCCATGAAGGCGGACCAGATCGCGCATTGCCGCCGGATCAACGATGAGAGCCGCAGGCTTTTGGGAGAGTGA
- a CDS encoding iron-containing alcohol dehydrogenase gives MSIASIALPRIFRIGGGASKQLPEVLESLGLSRPLIVTDGWLVSSGRVVELVDGLAAAGISARVFSDTVPDPTVASVDAGVAFLLDGEHDCVVGFGGGSPLDSAKAIALLGKHGGAMADYKAPHVQDAPGLPVIAIPTTAGTGSEATRFTIITDETTDEKMLCPGLAYLPIAALVDYELTFTKPKRLTADTGIDSLVHAIEAYVSKRANPFSDGMALLAMRALAPNLRRVCSDPMDAAAREAMMLGATQAGIAFSNSSVALVHGMSRPIGAHFHVPHGLSNAMLLPAVTAWSAPAALHRYADCARAMGVADEAEGDQAAVARLLDELAALNRELEVPGPAAWGIDAARWDALVPTMCAQAAASGSPANNPRVPDAEEMAALYAAVWAG, from the coding sequence TTGAGTATCGCGAGTATCGCCCTGCCCCGTATCTTCCGCATCGGCGGCGGGGCGTCGAAGCAATTGCCCGAGGTGCTGGAGTCGCTGGGGCTGTCGCGGCCGCTGATCGTGACCGATGGCTGGCTGGTGAGCAGCGGGCGGGTGGTGGAATTGGTCGATGGGCTGGCGGCGGCTGGGATTTCTGCGCGGGTGTTCTCGGATACAGTGCCCGATCCGACGGTGGCTTCGGTCGATGCGGGCGTGGCATTTCTGCTCGACGGTGAGCATGATTGCGTCGTCGGCTTCGGCGGCGGCAGCCCGCTCGACAGCGCCAAGGCGATTGCCCTGCTCGGCAAACACGGCGGGGCGATGGCGGATTACAAGGCGCCGCATGTGCAGGACGCGCCGGGCCTGCCGGTGATCGCGATCCCGACGACCGCGGGCACGGGGTCGGAGGCAACGCGCTTCACGATCATCACCGACGAGACGACCGACGAAAAGATGCTGTGCCCCGGGCTCGCCTATCTGCCGATCGCGGCGCTGGTCGATTACGAGCTGACCTTCACCAAGCCCAAAAGGCTGACCGCCGACACCGGCATCGACTCGCTGGTCCATGCGATCGAGGCCTATGTGTCGAAGCGCGCCAACCCGTTCAGCGATGGCATGGCACTGCTCGCGATGCGCGCGCTCGCGCCGAATTTGCGCCGCGTGTGCAGCGACCCGATGGACGCCGCGGCGCGCGAGGCGATGATGCTGGGCGCGACGCAGGCGGGGATCGCTTTCTCGAACAGTTCGGTCGCGCTGGTGCACGGGATGAGCCGGCCGATCGGCGCGCATTTCCATGTGCCGCATGGGCTGTCGAATGCGATGCTGCTCCCCGCGGTGACGGCATGGTCGGCGCCCGCGGCGCTGCATCGTTATGCCGATTGCGCACGCGCAATGGGAGTGGCGGACGAAGCCGAGGGCGATCAGGCGGCGGTGGCACGGTTGCTCGACGAGCTGGCGGCATTGAACCGCGAGCTCGAGGTGCCGGGACCGGCGGCATGGGGCATAGACGCGGCGCGCTGGGATGCGCTGGTGCCGACGATGTGCGCGCAGGCGGCGGCGTCGGGATCGCCCGCGAACAATCCGCGGGTGCCGGATGCGGAGGAGATGGCGGCACTTTATGCCGCGGTTTGGGCGGGATAA
- a CDS encoding FGGY family carbohydrate kinase: MPELLLALDAGTTGARAMLVDPAGTVLGVDKRPIASRFPGPGMVEQDAAEVGAICRAVIDGALAAAGRSIADVAAIGVTTQRASIVLWDRATGEPVAPMLVWSDLRGMEEYKALRAAGFTGWPQVPSAKLPAAIALSGRDPAALQWGTLDSWLIYKLSGAHVTDASAAWLTGYYDYANGAGWDAALLAHQRLPASMFPAQVESWGPIAESDPAVLGVHVPITALIADQEAAMVAHGALGRGDWKATYGTSGVLMAGTGETPETIHSSMPAEALAFAGGKPRFCVEGMVITTGSMIEWLCGGLGLFASPAALEAAAASVGDAGNVVVRPSLAGMGAPHGKFEARGLIAGLSFADGPGQVARAALQGIAFRFREIAEVIAASLPVPEALPVAGGLSASDTLMQLQADALQRPVRRHAVREASAYGAALAAGMGAGLFGESDLKRLARYDAEFLPRVSRDEADAAFARWRDAVAV, translated from the coding sequence ATGCCTGAGCTTCTGCTCGCACTCGATGCGGGCACGACGGGCGCGCGCGCGATGCTGGTCGATCCGGCGGGCACCGTGCTGGGCGTCGACAAAAGGCCGATCGCGAGCCGCTTCCCCGGGCCCGGGATGGTCGAGCAGGATGCCGCCGAGGTCGGGGCCATCTGCCGCGCGGTGATCGATGGCGCGCTAGCGGCGGCGGGGCGCAGCATCGCCGATGTCGCCGCGATCGGGGTGACGACGCAGCGCGCGAGTATCGTGCTATGGGATCGCGCCACCGGCGAGCCGGTCGCGCCGATGCTGGTGTGGAGCGATCTGCGCGGGATGGAGGAATATAAGGCCCTGCGCGCGGCGGGTTTCACCGGCTGGCCGCAGGTGCCGTCGGCGAAGCTGCCTGCTGCGATTGCGCTGTCGGGGCGCGATCCGGCGGCGCTGCAATGGGGGACGCTCGATAGCTGGCTGATCTATAAGCTGAGCGGCGCGCATGTCACCGACGCCTCGGCGGCTTGGCTGACGGGCTATTATGATTATGCGAACGGCGCCGGATGGGATGCGGCGCTACTCGCGCACCAGCGCCTGCCAGCGAGCATGTTTCCGGCGCAGGTCGAAAGCTGGGGTCCGATTGCGGAAAGCGATCCCGCCGTGCTTGGCGTACACGTTCCGATCACCGCGCTGATCGCCGATCAGGAGGCTGCGATGGTCGCGCATGGTGCGCTGGGACGCGGCGACTGGAAAGCGACCTATGGCACGTCGGGCGTACTGATGGCCGGAACCGGCGAGACGCCCGAGACGATCCACAGCAGCATGCCCGCCGAGGCACTAGCTTTCGCCGGCGGGAAGCCGCGTTTCTGCGTCGAGGGGATGGTGATCACGACCGGGTCGATGATTGAATGGCTGTGCGGCGGGCTCGGCCTGTTCGCATCGCCCGCGGCGCTCGAAGCGGCGGCGGCTTCGGTCGGGGATGCGGGGAATGTGGTGGTACGGCCGTCGCTGGCGGGCATGGGCGCGCCGCACGGGAAATTCGAGGCGCGCGGACTGATCGCGGGGCTGAGCTTTGCCGACGGGCCGGGACAGGTCGCCCGCGCGGCGTTGCAAGGCATCGCGTTCCGTTTTCGCGAGATTGCCGAGGTGATCGCGGCGTCGCTGCCGGTGCCCGAGGCGCTGCCCGTCGCGGGCGGGCTGTCGGCTAGCGATACGCTGATGCAGTTGCAGGCCGACGCTTTGCAACGGCCGGTACGGCGGCACGCGGTGCGCGAGGCGAGCGCCTATGGCGCGGCGCTGGCGGCGGGGATGGGCGCAGGGCTGTTCGGTGAGAGCGATTTGAAGCGGCTCGCGCGGTACGATGCCGAATTTCTGCCGAGGGTGTCGCGCGACGAAGCCGATGCGGCGTTTGCGCGCTGGCGGGATGCGGTGGCGGTATGA